The Streptomyces sp. NL15-2K genome contains a region encoding:
- a CDS encoding helix-turn-helix domain-containing protein — protein MEAATTAFPQQVLPALAPLFTRLSDGSLASAATEAEQLHVRCEALGPQEPRPVLVVADRAEPSPDTVALTAHTAGVLTLLLRAENGDRVLHSYQHKARQVRFAVLHALMAGGPLLARRMTAGAVPPLLEADRLRIHLLRCPPRDRDRISRLHQDPSGYHGSGLMVHCPVIKEHLICLIADGELPHGSAGSPHGLSDTLRRLVRNDPRCALGISGAHPLDATAAAYSEALHALAAARSAPDRVAHYHGRTPLAGILPRPAAHDWSDALLRPLEAVPKVSADVTRLALTLPRSGVARLLGLSRNTVAAHIGHAEKALGLDLTDVRSRAAVHLALAISGSPADSSPGVHQPPPCLGELLCSEAAVAWARTVLRPLGIRHRRTLQAWIDANADASQAASHLAISRNTVRAHLRTAETALGVDLLTTGSGIHDVVHALHISANVPTELRAHKTRKGEHRARWPRHVRPPNVT, from the coding sequence ATGGAAGCAGCGACTACGGCCTTCCCGCAGCAGGTCCTGCCCGCGCTCGCGCCACTGTTCACGCGGCTGTCCGACGGATCACTGGCCTCGGCCGCGACGGAGGCCGAGCAGCTGCATGTGCGGTGCGAGGCTCTCGGGCCGCAGGAGCCGCGCCCGGTACTCGTGGTGGCCGACCGCGCAGAACCTTCCCCGGATACCGTCGCGTTGACCGCTCACACCGCCGGCGTGCTCACATTGCTGCTCCGCGCCGAGAACGGCGACCGCGTCCTGCACAGCTATCAGCACAAGGCGCGTCAGGTGCGGTTCGCGGTGCTGCACGCGCTGATGGCGGGTGGACCGCTGCTCGCGCGCAGGATGACGGCCGGTGCGGTTCCGCCTTTGCTCGAGGCCGACCGGCTCCGCATCCACCTGCTGCGCTGCCCACCTCGAGACCGCGACCGGATCAGCCGCTTGCATCAAGATCCGTCCGGCTATCACGGTTCGGGGCTCATGGTGCACTGTCCTGTCATCAAGGAGCACCTGATCTGCCTGATCGCCGACGGAGAACTCCCGCATGGATCTGCCGGCTCCCCGCACGGACTGAGCGACACCCTGCGCCGCCTCGTCCGTAATGATCCACGCTGCGCACTCGGTATCAGCGGCGCGCACCCCCTCGATGCGACGGCCGCGGCCTACAGCGAGGCGCTGCACGCGCTGGCCGCCGCCCGTTCCGCCCCAGACCGCGTGGCTCACTACCACGGCCGCACTCCCCTCGCCGGTATCCTTCCGCGCCCGGCTGCCCATGACTGGTCCGATGCGCTCCTACGACCATTGGAGGCCGTCCCGAAGGTCAGTGCCGATGTCACCCGACTGGCTTTGACCCTGCCCCGATCCGGCGTGGCCCGCCTTCTCGGCCTCAGCCGCAACACCGTGGCCGCACACATCGGACACGCGGAGAAGGCCCTGGGCCTGGATCTCACGGACGTCCGTTCGCGCGCCGCGGTCCACCTGGCCCTCGCCATCAGCGGTTCCCCTGCGGACTCCTCCCCGGGTGTCCACCAACCTCCGCCCTGCCTGGGCGAGTTGCTGTGCAGTGAAGCCGCCGTGGCGTGGGCCCGGACCGTTCTGCGCCCCCTCGGCATCCGGCATCGCCGCACCCTGCAGGCGTGGATCGACGCCAACGCCGATGCATCGCAGGCCGCCAGCCACCTGGCCATCAGCCGCAACACAGTCCGGGCGCATCTGCGGACGGCCGAGACCGCACTGGGCGTCGACCTGCTGACCACGGGCAGCGGCATCCACGACGTGGTGCACGCGCTGCACATCAGTGCAAACGTCCCGACTGAGCTCCGTGCACACAAGACGCGCAAAGGTGAGCACCGTGCACGGTGGCCGAGGCATGTGAGGCCCCCTAACGTCACATGA
- the upp gene encoding uracil phosphoribosyltransferase produces MATATVPKTTTAPTPTLQTYLDRNVHLLPQTDQLRALHTVVRDRDADREDFVFYAGRIIRLLIEAALALLPFEPYEVTTPVGSTYRGLRFARGLVGVPIIRAGESMEAELRAVVPGVRIGKILIQRDPTTKQPHLYYTKLPDDIADRHVLLLDPMLATGGTALAAIEVLRELGVPEEHIVFVNFITVAEGITAVCERYPGVRIVTSAIEEGLSEDAYMLPGIGDFGDRYFGTNR; encoded by the coding sequence ATCGCGACTGCGACCGTACCCAAGACGACAACCGCGCCCACGCCCACGCTTCAGACGTACCTGGACCGCAACGTCCACCTGCTCCCGCAGACCGACCAACTGCGCGCCCTGCACACGGTCGTCCGCGACCGCGACGCCGACCGCGAGGACTTCGTCTTCTACGCCGGCCGCATCATCCGGCTGCTGATCGAGGCGGCCCTGGCCCTCCTGCCCTTCGAGCCGTACGAGGTCACCACGCCCGTGGGCAGCACGTACCGGGGATTACGCTTCGCGCGCGGACTGGTCGGAGTGCCGATCATCCGCGCCGGCGAGAGCATGGAGGCCGAACTGCGCGCGGTGGTCCCCGGGGTCAGGATCGGGAAGATCCTCATCCAGCGGGACCCGACGACCAAACAACCGCACCTCTACTACACGAAACTCCCCGACGACATCGCCGACCGCCACGTCCTCCTGCTCGACCCGATGCTGGCGACCGGCGGCACCGCGCTCGCCGCCATCGAGGTCCTGCGCGAGCTCGGCGTACCGGAGGAGCACATCGTCTTCGTCAACTTCATTACCGTGGCGGAGGGCATCACCGCCGTGTGCGAGCGCTACCCCGGGGTCCGGATCGTGACGTCCGCCATCGAGGAGGGGCTGAGCGAGGACGCGTACATGCTCCCCGGTATAGGCGACTTCGGCGACCGCTACTTCGGAACGAACCGCTAG
- a CDS encoding HAD-IA family hydrolase, whose amino-acid sequence MKPPRTPNQPKTHSQTQTHVQAHVLAQEAAAVTRVAMFDLDGTLVDSPRAIVEAFAVAFEAMGAAPRDPADVRATIGLPLEQAFGKLLGVPQDDPQVTEGVARYQEAFRTVILPRARSLVFPGVAEGLDELRRGGVVLTVATSKFHASADALLTAAGLRDLITVLIGADDVTHPKPHPEPGLLILERLDARPEHAVMVGDTTHDLRMAEAAGIASVAVTYGVHSRAELEAARPTFVAETFPDVVDRILATLPDSGPAGNTLVEDMLNDRTYHIEFNGHLTNHVKHAVVALAGLGVAPERIKAYHDNYVKLTPYGCPVEPARAPQQTIEDDNWLQLIGKRQDFAAHCEFFDRRERELGMPEMLRRYLPRLLSGWVGALQHATIHLGWALDSGNRWMAIEGIAYLAFAHVDCHPERAAVHDAYGAERPKDSLLRIARYWEDNRQQLGAWVQNVVDDTTADIHPELLRSGLQSRIARTLGEGHPRIYETPAWVTDQDTDASWDQLAYLVTLLYLAEPGDFLLLHLMTALHAMRHIADALPAEQRSEAVKCYWTGILGVLFSRGHFARPGKLTALDSLFDTDMAVDDVTDPRWAREWDWLVARAVEEEEEHNPKLVYVMRAMWHRTGGRSIYRVAAGQFTATPELPATFEQPPVD is encoded by the coding sequence GTGAAACCGCCCCGCACCCCGAACCAGCCCAAGACTCACTCCCAGACCCAGACCCACGTTCAGGCCCATGTTCTGGCCCAGGAGGCGGCTGCTGTGACCCGTGTGGCGATGTTCGACCTGGACGGCACGCTCGTCGACTCGCCGCGGGCGATCGTGGAAGCGTTCGCCGTCGCCTTCGAGGCAATGGGCGCGGCCCCCCGGGACCCGGCGGACGTCCGGGCGACCATCGGCCTGCCCCTTGAGCAGGCGTTCGGCAAGCTGCTGGGCGTGCCACAGGACGATCCCCAGGTCACCGAGGGCGTCGCCCGCTACCAGGAGGCGTTCCGCACGGTCATCCTGCCCCGCGCCCGGTCGCTGGTCTTCCCCGGCGTCGCCGAGGGGCTCGACGAACTGCGCCGCGGAGGAGTCGTGCTGACGGTGGCCACGAGCAAGTTCCACGCCAGTGCCGACGCGCTGCTGACCGCGGCCGGCCTGCGCGACCTGATCACCGTCCTGATCGGCGCCGACGACGTCACCCACCCCAAACCGCACCCGGAGCCGGGACTCCTGATCCTCGAACGGCTGGACGCCCGCCCCGAGCACGCCGTGATGGTCGGCGACACAACCCACGACCTGCGGATGGCCGAGGCGGCGGGCATCGCCTCGGTCGCGGTCACCTACGGAGTGCACTCGCGGGCGGAACTGGAGGCGGCCCGCCCGACGTTCGTCGCCGAGACGTTCCCCGACGTCGTCGACCGGATCCTCGCCACACTGCCCGACAGCGGCCCGGCCGGGAACACGTTGGTCGAGGACATGCTGAACGACCGTACCTACCACATCGAGTTCAACGGTCACCTCACCAACCACGTGAAGCATGCCGTCGTCGCCCTGGCCGGCCTCGGCGTGGCCCCGGAGCGGATCAAGGCCTACCACGACAACTACGTCAAGCTCACCCCGTACGGCTGCCCCGTGGAGCCGGCCCGGGCGCCCCAGCAGACCATCGAGGACGACAACTGGCTCCAACTCATCGGAAAACGCCAGGACTTCGCCGCCCACTGCGAGTTCTTCGACCGGCGCGAACGGGAACTGGGAATGCCGGAGATGCTGCGGCGTTACCTGCCGCGTCTGCTCTCCGGCTGGGTCGGCGCCCTCCAGCACGCGACCATCCACCTGGGCTGGGCGCTGGACTCCGGCAACCGCTGGATGGCCATCGAGGGCATCGCCTACCTCGCCTTCGCCCACGTCGACTGCCACCCCGAGCGCGCCGCCGTCCACGACGCGTACGGCGCGGAGCGGCCCAAGGACTCCCTGCTGCGTATCGCCCGCTACTGGGAGGACAACCGACAGCAGCTCGGAGCCTGGGTGCAGAACGTGGTCGACGACACGACCGCCGACATCCACCCCGAGCTGCTCAGGTCCGGACTGCAGTCCCGGATCGCCCGGACGCTCGGCGAAGGCCACCCCCGGATCTACGAGACCCCCGCCTGGGTCACCGACCAGGACACCGACGCCAGTTGGGACCAGCTCGCCTACCTGGTCACCCTCCTCTACCTGGCGGAACCGGGTGATTTCCTCCTGTTGCACCTCATGACCGCGCTGCACGCGATGCGGCACATCGCGGACGCCCTCCCCGCCGAGCAGCGCTCCGAGGCGGTGAAGTGCTACTGGACCGGCATCCTCGGTGTCCTGTTCTCCCGCGGCCACTTCGCCCGGCCCGGAAAGCTGACGGCGCTCGACAGCCTCTTCGACACCGACATGGCCGTGGACGACGTCACCGACCCGCGCTGGGCCCGCGAGTGGGACTGGCTGGTCGCACGAGCCGTGGAGGAGGAGGAAGAGCACAACCCGAAGCTCGTCTACGTGATGCGCGCGATGTGGCACCGCACGGGCGGCAGGTCCATCTACCGCGTCGCCGCAGGCCAGTTCACCGCGACACCCGAACTGCCCGCGACCTTCGAACAGCCGCCCGTCGACTGA
- a CDS encoding pseudouridine-5'-phosphate glycosidase translates to MTLPARGHRPVPLVFTDEVASALADGDPVVALESNVITHGLPYPDNAATARKVEEAVRSGGAVPATIGIDDGRILVGMTDADIERFAATPGIPKVSSRDLAAVLASGTAGATTVASSLVAAELAGIPFFSSAGIGGVHRGAETTMDVSSDLIQFTRSKVAVVCAGAKKILDLGLTMEFLETHCVPVISYGYDDFPAFYCRSSGLRAPQRLDDEALIARAVETHWALGNPGGVLITSPTRPQDAIDGQDIEAAIAEALHGASADGVRGGAVTKYVMRAVDRATEGRSALANMAVLIHTAEVGGRLAAAHARLRREENDR, encoded by the coding sequence ATGACGCTCCCCGCACGCGGACACCGTCCGGTGCCCCTGGTGTTCACCGACGAGGTGGCCTCGGCGCTCGCCGACGGCGACCCGGTGGTGGCGCTGGAGTCGAACGTCATCACGCATGGCCTCCCCTACCCCGACAACGCTGCCACCGCCCGCAAGGTGGAGGAAGCGGTACGGTCAGGCGGCGCGGTGCCTGCCACCATCGGCATCGACGACGGCCGCATCCTGGTCGGGATGACCGACGCGGACATCGAGCGCTTCGCCGCCACGCCGGGCATCCCCAAGGTGAGCAGCAGGGACCTGGCCGCCGTCCTCGCCTCGGGCACCGCGGGCGCCACCACCGTCGCGTCCTCGCTGGTCGCGGCGGAACTCGCCGGTATCCCGTTCTTCTCGTCGGCGGGCATCGGCGGCGTCCACCGCGGCGCCGAGACCACCATGGACGTCTCCTCCGACCTGATCCAGTTCACCCGCTCGAAGGTGGCCGTCGTCTGCGCCGGCGCGAAGAAGATCCTCGATCTCGGCCTGACCATGGAGTTCCTGGAGACCCACTGCGTCCCCGTCATCTCCTACGGCTACGACGACTTCCCCGCCTTCTACTGTCGGTCCAGCGGCCTGCGCGCCCCGCAGCGGCTGGACGACGAGGCCCTGATCGCCCGCGCCGTCGAGACCCATTGGGCGCTGGGCAACCCTGGCGGTGTCCTCATCACCAGCCCCACCCGGCCCCAGGACGCGATCGACGGGCAGGACATCGAGGCCGCCATCGCCGAGGCCCTGCACGGCGCCTCGGCGGACGGGGTGCGGGGCGGCGCCGTCACGAAGTACGTGATGCGTGCCGTGGACCGGGCCACCGAGGGACGGTCCGCGCTGGCCAACATGGCCGTACTCATCCACACGGCGGAGGTCGGCGGCCGGCTCGCCGCGGCCCACGCCCGCCTGCGACGCGAGGAGAACGACCGGTGA
- a CDS encoding amino acid adenylation domain-containing protein gives MTPMTRITTACLTGLLAERARLSPDRIAVVHEDESLTFAQLVDRAHELGAFLRRAGVTRDSRVGVFMEPSLDLMTNIWGILWAGGSYVPLSPEYPAERIAYMMADAGVEIVLTQELLRPALQDLSPAGVRAITLDEVRKAEGDRDGVGDGDGTTKTLDSLSFPQPEDLAYVIYTSGSTGKPKGVMVEHRSVVSQMRWLHDDREIDDSEIILQKTPMSFDAAQWEILAPACGSTVVMGASGVYRDPEAIIATIQRHGVTTLQCVPTLLQALLDTENLSACRSLRHIFSGGEALSRSLAAQCLDTMPTARLVNLYGPTECTINASAFVVDRTAVDDGPRTMPIGTPVSATTFHILDPHGKPVAIGEVGELHIGGIQVARGYLGRPDLTADRFVADPFSAAPEARLYRTGDLAHFNADSTVQFVGRADNQVKLRGYRVELDEIRQTVETHDWVRGAAVLLRDDEATGFQNLVAFVELNPKEAALMDQGNHGSHHQSKRSRLQVRAQLSHSGCRDDAELDGRTVVALAGAEATPEQRARAFARKTYRFYEGGAVGRDDILRLLAPRPRPCLPARAPADLSRAELGVLLREFGQHISDQRLLPKYAYASPGSLYATQMYLELSGVGEIPAGLYYYHPLHHHLVLIGPAHPAAPGTGTGTGTPHARIHFLGKHRAIEPVYRNNIREVLEIEAGHMVGLFEEVLPAHGLRIAATEYRPTVKDRLDCADEDHYLGTFELLPGATTVDAMDATDAFGVYVQAHSGRVDGLPAGLYRYADGGLVRISDDVVLKKHVIAINQRVYERAGFGVSIVAAGPDSWRQYLDLGRELQRLQMNGLGLGFMSSGYSSRSGNDLPSAKRLSRILTDCGLPTGPSYFFVGGRVSDEQLHGEDMKEDSVHMQGPAELIKEDLAGLLPRYMVPNRIVVLDRLPLTANGKIDNQALEASQQTELALSGRAFVAPRTRSERRVRDIWQAVLKREQVSVVDDFFELGGNSLLAVALISRLNADFGGTIPLQVLFEDPTVERLAARLDADTSAPLTRLVPLQPEGTGTPLHCWPGLGGYPMNLRPLATALGTGRPVHGVQAYGINRGEVPYATVREMATADIEAIREIQPHGPYLLCGYSFGARVAFEAAHQLEQAGERVEHLFLVAPGQPRLRPQDAEASGGRADFGDRAFLAILFSVFAGTVSGPALDEALRTVRDEDGFVVFVTARFPGLREELVRAVTGVVRQTYSFTYEFDELTGRRLDTPMTLVKAVDDNYSFIERSERQGGFSARPPAVHQLRAGHYELLREPYATELAALVNHRIDATAPIATTTATATRADRAAHAFLQEVGVPHINIKHFPVPISEEQERELVTAVTAAVRNAFGCKEDVVSIALEPVTQDLWNERVYVPEIVDRQSLLRKTPNY, from the coding sequence ATGACGCCGATGACACGTATCACTACCGCCTGCCTGACCGGCCTCCTCGCCGAACGGGCACGCCTCTCGCCGGACCGGATCGCCGTCGTTCACGAGGACGAGAGTCTGACCTTCGCTCAACTCGTCGACCGAGCTCACGAGCTGGGCGCGTTCCTGAGGCGGGCCGGTGTGACCCGGGACAGCCGCGTCGGTGTATTCATGGAGCCGTCGCTCGACCTGATGACGAACATCTGGGGAATCTTGTGGGCCGGCGGCTCCTATGTGCCGCTTTCCCCGGAATACCCCGCCGAGCGAATCGCGTACATGATGGCGGACGCCGGAGTGGAAATAGTCCTCACCCAGGAATTACTTCGGCCTGCACTCCAGGACCTTTCACCGGCCGGAGTGCGGGCTATCACCCTCGACGAGGTCAGGAAAGCGGAAGGGGACAGGGACGGAGTCGGGGACGGGGACGGGACAACGAAAACCCTTGATTCGCTGTCCTTTCCCCAGCCCGAGGACCTCGCCTACGTCATCTACACCTCCGGCAGCACCGGAAAGCCGAAGGGTGTGATGGTCGAGCACCGGAGCGTCGTCAGTCAGATGCGCTGGCTGCACGACGACCGCGAAATCGACGACAGCGAGATCATTCTCCAGAAGACCCCCATGAGCTTCGACGCGGCGCAGTGGGAGATTCTCGCCCCCGCCTGCGGAAGCACCGTCGTGATGGGAGCCTCCGGCGTCTACCGCGACCCCGAGGCGATCATCGCCACGATCCAGCGGCACGGCGTGACCACGCTCCAGTGCGTCCCCACCCTCCTCCAGGCGCTCCTCGACACCGAGAACCTCTCCGCCTGCCGGTCCCTGCGCCACATATTCAGCGGCGGTGAGGCACTCTCCCGGAGCCTCGCCGCCCAGTGCCTCGACACCATGCCGACGGCCCGCCTGGTCAACCTCTACGGCCCGACCGAGTGCACGATCAACGCCTCGGCCTTCGTCGTGGACCGTACGGCGGTGGACGACGGACCCCGCACCATGCCGATCGGCACACCGGTGAGCGCCACCACCTTCCACATCCTGGACCCGCACGGGAAGCCGGTCGCGATCGGCGAGGTCGGCGAACTGCACATCGGCGGGATCCAGGTGGCCCGCGGCTATCTCGGCCGCCCCGACCTCACCGCCGACCGGTTCGTGGCCGATCCCTTCTCCGCCGCCCCCGAAGCCCGCCTCTACCGCACCGGCGACCTGGCCCACTTCAACGCCGACAGCACCGTCCAGTTCGTCGGCCGCGCCGACAACCAGGTCAAGCTGCGCGGCTACCGGGTCGAACTCGATGAGATCCGCCAGACGGTCGAGACCCACGACTGGGTCCGCGGCGCGGCCGTCCTGCTCCGCGACGACGAGGCGACCGGGTTCCAGAACCTGGTGGCGTTCGTCGAACTCAACCCCAAGGAAGCCGCCCTGATGGACCAGGGCAACCATGGCTCCCACCACCAGTCCAAGCGCAGCAGACTCCAGGTCAGGGCCCAGCTGTCGCACTCCGGCTGCCGTGACGACGCCGAACTCGACGGCCGTACGGTGGTCGCACTCGCCGGCGCCGAGGCCACCCCCGAGCAGCGCGCCCGCGCCTTCGCCCGCAAGACCTACCGTTTCTACGAGGGCGGGGCGGTCGGCCGGGACGACATCCTGCGACTGCTGGCGCCGCGTCCCCGGCCGTGCCTCCCCGCGCGTGCCCCCGCCGACCTGAGCCGGGCCGAACTCGGCGTACTCCTGCGGGAGTTCGGCCAGCACATCAGTGACCAGCGGCTGCTGCCCAAGTACGCCTACGCCTCACCCGGCTCCCTCTACGCCACGCAGATGTACCTCGAACTCAGCGGTGTGGGCGAGATCCCCGCGGGCCTGTACTACTACCACCCGCTCCACCACCACCTGGTGCTCATCGGCCCGGCCCACCCGGCCGCCCCCGGCACTGGCACCGGCACCGGCACGCCCCACGCGAGGATCCACTTCCTCGGCAAGCACAGGGCGATCGAACCGGTCTACCGCAACAACATCCGCGAGGTCCTGGAGATCGAGGCCGGGCACATGGTCGGCCTGTTCGAGGAGGTGCTGCCGGCCCACGGCCTCCGTATCGCGGCCACGGAGTACCGCCCCACCGTCAAGGACCGCCTCGACTGCGCGGACGAGGACCACTACCTGGGCACGTTCGAGCTGCTGCCCGGAGCCACCACCGTGGACGCCATGGACGCCACGGACGCCTTCGGTGTCTACGTCCAGGCCCACTCCGGCCGGGTCGACGGCCTCCCGGCCGGCCTGTACCGGTACGCCGACGGCGGCCTCGTACGCATCTCCGACGACGTGGTCCTCAAGAAGCACGTCATCGCCATCAACCAGCGGGTCTACGAACGGGCCGGCTTCGGCGTCAGTATCGTCGCCGCCGGCCCCGACTCCTGGCGGCAGTACCTCGACCTGGGCCGCGAACTCCAGCGCCTGCAGATGAACGGCCTGGGCCTCGGCTTCATGTCCTCGGGCTACAGCTCCCGGTCCGGCAACGACCTGCCCTCGGCCAAGCGGCTGAGCAGGATCCTCACCGACTGCGGGCTGCCCACGGGACCGTCGTACTTCTTCGTCGGCGGGCGCGTCAGCGACGAGCAGCTGCACGGCGAGGACATGAAGGAGGACTCGGTTCACATGCAGGGACCGGCCGAGCTGATCAAGGAGGACCTGGCAGGACTGCTGCCCCGCTACATGGTGCCCAACCGGATCGTCGTCCTGGACCGGCTGCCGCTCACCGCCAACGGGAAGATCGACAACCAGGCGCTCGAAGCGTCGCAGCAGACCGAACTGGCCCTGTCCGGACGGGCGTTCGTCGCCCCCCGCACCCGCTCGGAGCGCCGGGTCCGCGATATCTGGCAGGCGGTGCTCAAGCGCGAACAGGTCTCCGTCGTGGACGACTTCTTCGAACTGGGCGGCAACTCCCTGCTCGCCGTGGCCCTCATCAGCCGGCTGAACGCGGACTTCGGCGGGACGATCCCGCTCCAGGTGCTGTTCGAGGACCCGACCGTCGAGCGGCTCGCCGCCCGCCTCGACGCCGACACGTCCGCGCCGCTGACCCGGCTGGTGCCGCTCCAGCCCGAGGGCACCGGCACCCCATTGCACTGCTGGCCCGGCCTCGGCGGCTACCCCATGAACCTGCGCCCGCTGGCCACCGCCCTGGGCACCGGCCGGCCCGTCCACGGGGTGCAGGCGTACGGCATCAACAGGGGCGAGGTCCCGTACGCCACGGTCCGGGAGATGGCGACCGCGGACATCGAGGCGATCCGGGAGATCCAGCCGCACGGCCCCTACCTCCTGTGCGGCTACTCGTTCGGCGCCCGGGTCGCCTTCGAGGCGGCGCACCAGCTGGAACAGGCCGGCGAGCGGGTGGAGCACCTGTTCCTCGTCGCCCCCGGTCAGCCCCGGCTGCGCCCCCAGGACGCCGAGGCCTCCGGCGGCCGGGCGGACTTCGGCGACCGTGCCTTCCTCGCCATTCTCTTCTCCGTCTTCGCCGGCACGGTCAGCGGCCCGGCACTGGACGAGGCCCTGCGGACGGTCAGGGACGAGGACGGCTTCGTCGTCTTCGTCACCGCACGTTTCCCCGGTCTCAGGGAGGAGCTCGTACGGGCCGTCACCGGCGTCGTCCGGCAGACCTACTCCTTCACCTACGAGTTCGACGAGCTGACCGGACGGCGCCTCGACACCCCGATGACGCTCGTCAAGGCCGTCGACGACAACTACTCGTTCATCGAGCGCAGCGAGCGCCAGGGCGGTTTCTCCGCCCGGCCGCCCGCCGTCCACCAACTGCGGGCGGGCCACTACGAACTGCTGCGCGAGCCGTACGCCACCGAACTCGCCGCGCTCGTCAACCACCGGATCGACGCCACCGCCCCCATCGCCACCACCACGGCCACGGCCACGCGTGCGGACCGGGCGGCCCACGCCTTTCTCCAGGAGGTCGGAGTGCCCCACATCAACATCAAGCACTTCCCGGTGCCCATCAGCGAGGAGCAGGAACGGGAACTGGTCACCGCGGTCACGGCGGCCGTGCGCAACGCCTTCGGCTGCAAGGAGGATGTCGTCTCCATCGCCCTGGAACCCGTCACCCAGGACTTGTGGAACGAGCGGGTCTACGTGCCCGAGATCGTCGACCGGCAGAGCCTCCTGCGCAAGACGCCCAACTACTGA
- a CDS encoding MFS transporter, whose amino-acid sequence MSKSELRHASHPGPDQNTPVSTSPTSPTPRTSRTPRASREMRGLAVAALVLAALNLRPGVTSLGPVLEEVRDSLSMSGTLSGVLTSIPAACFALIGSTAPALARRYGAAGAIAVAGTVLTAGLALRPFAADPALFVALTALSLAGIAIANVLLPGVVKERFPDRVGAMTGLYSMALNVGASSAAAATVPLTEAFGGNWRYGLGAWSVLAAMAVPPWLALARRRRPPGAEPVAANNRHDPQNPEHPEHPQNPQLPPRVWLSRNRTAWALTAYFGLQASSAYIIIGWLPQIFRDAGLSAQTAGLLFSGTSLLGVPLSFALSAMAGKLRHQSGIAAAIGACGLAGFTGLWVDPAAAPWLWALLLGVANCSFPLALTMIGMRGRDGAAVVRLSGFVQGFGYLLSIPGPVVVGVLYDRSDGWRLPLAFILLLTLVQIAAGMLAGRNRQIG is encoded by the coding sequence ATGTCGAAGAGTGAGCTCAGGCACGCCTCGCACCCTGGCCCCGACCAGAACACCCCCGTCAGCACCTCCCCCACGTCTCCCACCCCCCGCACCTCGCGCACCCCCCGGGCTTCCCGGGAGATGCGAGGACTGGCGGTGGCGGCGCTCGTCCTAGCGGCACTCAACCTGCGGCCGGGGGTCACCAGCCTGGGGCCGGTTCTCGAAGAGGTGCGCGACAGCCTGTCCATGAGCGGCACTCTGAGCGGAGTCCTCACCTCCATCCCCGCCGCGTGCTTCGCCCTGATCGGCTCCACGGCCCCGGCCCTGGCCCGGCGTTACGGCGCGGCCGGTGCCATCGCCGTCGCCGGTACGGTGCTGACGGCCGGCCTCGCGCTGCGGCCGTTCGCCGCCGACCCCGCCCTGTTCGTCGCGCTGACCGCCCTGTCGCTCGCCGGCATCGCCATCGCCAACGTGCTGCTCCCGGGCGTCGTCAAAGAGCGCTTCCCCGACCGGGTGGGCGCGATGACCGGCCTGTACTCCATGGCGCTGAACGTCGGCGCCTCGTCCGCTGCCGCCGCGACCGTCCCGCTGACCGAGGCGTTCGGCGGCAACTGGCGGTACGGCCTGGGGGCCTGGTCGGTCCTGGCCGCCATGGCTGTACCCCCCTGGCTGGCCCTCGCCCGCCGCCGACGGCCACCGGGAGCGGAGCCGGTGGCCGCGAACAACCGGCACGACCCGCAGAACCCAGAGCATCCAGAGCACCCGCAGAACCCGCAACTCCCTCCCCGGGTCTGGCTCTCCCGGAACCGCACCGCCTGGGCGCTCACCGCCTACTTCGGACTCCAGGCCAGCTCCGCGTACATCATCATCGGCTGGCTGCCCCAGATCTTCCGCGACGCCGGGCTCTCCGCCCAGACCGCGGGCCTGCTCTTCTCGGGCACCTCCCTGCTCGGCGTGCCCCTGTCCTTCGCCCTGTCGGCGATGGCCGGGAAGCTGCGTCACCAGAGCGGGATCGCGGCGGCGATCGGCGCGTGCGGCCTGGCCGGATTCACCGGGCTGTGGGTCGATCCGGCTGCCGCGCCCTGGCTCTGGGCGCTCCTCCTGGGCGTGGCCAACTGCTCCTTCCCGCTGGCCCTGACCATGATCGGCATGCGCGGCCGGGACGGCGCCGCCGTCGTGCGGCTCTCTGGCTTCGTACAGGGCTTCGGTTATCTGTTGTCGATCCCCGGACCCGTCGTCGTGGGCGTTCTCTACGACCGCTCCGACGGCTGGCGGCTGCCCCTGGCCTTCATCCTCCTGCTGACCCTGGTCCAGATCGCGGCAGGCATGCTGGCGGGCCGTAATCGCCAGATCGGCTGA